The stretch of DNA ATATCTGACCTTTCTTCAGGGTCAGCATACGCGAGTGGCCGTGTGGTGTGCAGTTCCATCGTTCGTACTCGAATTGCTGCTGACATGTGTACACGGACATGCGAATGGCTGTTTTTCAAGCcatcgaaagaaaatgatatcCCCGCATAATCGCCTATTATTTGCAAGTGCCGAGAAAACTGAGCCAACTGACCTTCCAGGAGTGTTTCCGCAAGGCCGTCTCCTCCTTGGACGCACATTTGCTTCTGACGCGCAGTCAAGTGAAGTTGATCGCACAGATCGGCCGACTGCTGGTGATTACCGGTTGGTTTGACTGTCATTCCGTTGCCACCGTTTGGCAAGTTAGACAATGACGGCCGATCGCTAACACTCCTGTTGGTCGATCGATTCCAGGCGGCGGCATCTCCCAGTAGACTCAGCGCTTCCGCCGACAGGGGAACCGGTGCGCTGATCCTAAATCGAATaatggcaaaagaagaagaagaagaatgagaaTCGTTGAAACAATTTGTCGTCGCCGCTTAGATCATTAACTCATATCTAAAATACACAGAATCGGTGGTCCTTTGATGGAGAGACCCGTGAACGATTCAagtccaccttttttttaaagtgaaaaaCGGCCGATTAAAAATGACTTGTGAGTAACCAAGATGGCCGTGAACCATGGTGGTGGGCAAAGGAGTCTACAGGAGAGGAGCTGTGGAAAGCCAATAAAATCATCCCCTCCCGGAGCGCGATGTGAAGCCCGCACAGCCAGCAACGTATACAACAGTAAATCTCTCGATAGCTGCGACTTATTTATCTAAACGAATCTGTGGCAACGGGCCGCTCTCTGCTATAGCTAGATACCCTCGGCGACAAGACCAGAACAGGCAAACAGCAAGCGACCAAAAAACTACCAACCGGGGTCGTAAAATTTCCGTTTGGCGAGAGGCGTCGAACTTTTATGGTCGGCCcaaacatcaacaacagcTCGGAGACTATTTGGTGCTTGCTGCCGAGCTGCGCCATAGACTCCACGGTATAGCTTTCGCTGACGTACGAGGACTGCAACAAGGACCTCCAAAGACGTTCGACGCCCACAATCGACGAGTTGTGGCACTGAGGTGCGACTTTTCCGAGGAAAATTCCACACATGCGCCCAGTCGGATTCGTCACAGTTATACAGTAGTTATACTGAACTGGCATTCTCTGTGGGAACGTGAGTCAGATAAGAGCGACGGTAGCTTATCCGACTGTCAGTTATATTCGCTGTATATCATCTGCTATGTAATAATGCGGCCCTTATAAAAGGAACAAAATACAGCCGCTCTGCGTGCAATCGGATCTTTAGAGTTTTTTCAGGCAGTTTCGACACTTTCTCTtcagagaataaaagaacGAAAATGTCTGAAGAAACAGACGTAAAAAAAGCGTTcgaagaaaccaaaataaaactctGTTTCTCTCGTAACTTGAATCGTTTAGTAATCCTGGGTCCTTAAATGTTATTAGATTTGTCCTCAGAATAGATCGCGCATCAAGTcagataaataataattttagttCTGAGAATTTTTCCAGTAGCGATTCAGTTCAGGAAGATAGTTCAGGGTAAATTTACAGACATTTTACaaccatattttttgttaggCTTATGAAATGTTTCCCTCATCTTCTAACCGCTTCTACTTAAGCTGCGTTGTGGGGGATATGAAGATTCACAGCAGCGATTTTTCTCGTGTAAATATCTACTGCGATGtgattgaattcttttttttataggacGTTATCAACGAGAGCTGCTATAAGTTACAGTATCATAAATCGACGGAAAGAATATtctaatgatttttaaaaatttaacgaTTAACGGAAGAAATGCAATGCTCGCACGTAACACTTAacctcttgttttcttctcaatgtcaacttcatttttttctcgatgTAACCATGAACAGTCTTAAACATAAGCTAAAATTATTGTTAACTAGAAAATTGAAAGGACGTTTGGAAACCACAACAAAGTGAAGTGAACGTGCTGACCCtaggtaaattttaattcctcAACTCAGAGTTACATGTTCGTACTTGAACGCCATCAGTTTGATTCAGAAGCAATTAAcgggaatttttgaattttagatGTTTTGTTACCCGAAAGCGGAGGATGACGAACCAGCAGTCACCGTCTGTCGGTAGAAGATGAGGATGAAGAGCAATGAAGGCAGCATCCGCCTACGATTAGAGCACTGACAGGAGTCGGATGGATGCGGAAACGGTGCGCAATAGCCGGTCGACGAAAAGAAGCGGCCCATTGGCATCAACTGCAGGAAGAGAATGTCAGAATACTATAGCTGAAGCACGCCAAAATGTTTGATGGTCGGATGAAGATCATCTCGGAAAATACCTTTCCTTCAACGCTGTCAGTGCTGCAGTGCGATCCTGGATGGAAGAATTTCTTGTCCGTCGATCGGTCTGACCTGGACTCCACTATCCTggccgagagagagacgcgcaacatatatatatgtatgtgtgtgtgtaagagcATCGAGGGGTCGACTGCACATGTGGCAGCACGTCAAAGCTAGCTCATACCCCTCGGTAACCACTGACCCTCTCACGAGCTCCTTCTAGGAAGGTCCCAGACTCTCTCGGTATAAAAAAGCCATCCACCGCTCTCTACACCCACTAAACAAGACGGCCCACTCGTAATCTTTTTATATTCTCAAACTGTGAAAAAGAATGCAGCCGCGCCGAGCGTATATACAGGCAGCTGCATCGGCCTGAAACTTGGCCCCCCCAAGAAAAGCGAACGCCGCCAAAACAAGACGCAACTTCGCCAAACATCAATACCGAAAACGATTCAACAATCAGATCCAAAAGATTATTCggaacggaaaaaaatttcaaaaacggAAAGGGCCTTTTTGTCATCGATCCAATTAGCAGAAAGCGCTGGTCTGTTTGACAGGAAACGTTAAAAAGCTCCCGGTTGGCCGCTAGTGTTTAGTTTATAAACGGTGGGAGGGGAGTCACACGGTTGAGTAAGAAACAAGAATCAAAGCGAAGGAGCCCACACACGTGATGAGATACAGGCGTTGTCTCGTTCCCAGCAGAACAAGCGCAAGAGAGAAGGAAGCCGCCCGCGCCCATCCACAGATCGTCGCTCAAGGATTGTCTCAATcagcatcttttttctttcttgttctgtttttgtttgccagaagACTGATGCTGCATGAGACGGATCGCGTTTCAATTTCCATAAGCTGTTGCCGGTGCAAAGTATATACGGCGCTACTTGTTGTATACGACACGGtagtctctcttttttctatccaCCCTCTTCTCTTCTACACAGAAAAATTtcgctttctcttttttagtttctttttttttttacagtcgACTAACTAAGGAGGACCGACCAGACATGCTAAAGTTTACAAACCGCTGGATATACAACCTTTCCCCAAAATAGATTTCGTGGATATGCAACACACAACACGCTTCCGATTAGTTGTCAACAAGCTGGAGCAAAAATTATGATAGCAAATTATTCTGTTCAGATTCACCGTGATTCtccttttaaagaaaatgttatccTGTTCTTGCAAATGAGGTCGTCATCACAAATCAACTAGCGGCAAGGTTGTTTGCGGTGTATTTTTAAGTTATTGTTTTACTAATTTTAGTGACATGTCCTTGATAGTCTTCTCTAAATGGGAATGATGATTCACAACTCAGGGAACCTGTTAATTGGATGATTAATGCACATGTCGAGTTGGATACCCAATGTTTTCCTTCTGGGTTCATTAGGCGACACGCGCTAAAAATGGAATAGAAATAACATTCCTTGCAATCCAACACCTACATTTATCGATGCAAATAGCCTGTGAGACACCACGCTGTCTATTTTAAACATCCATGTGATGCAAGGTTTCTTTTCACGAAGGGATATTCTCAATTTCTCCGTCTCCAGACACTGCCACAAGTTCAGCGAAactacatttttcttattagtaAAAACAAACGTGATGACCAAAGGATCGCCGTAAAAAGAATCattaccaaaaaaagaaagaatatattACTTtctgaaaaagataaaaacatttttacagtAGAAGAGAAACGGTTTGGGAAGATCAGtcaagttgaaatatttaaaagattCATAATAATACCATTTCATAATAAAGAGGTGTaaaacgcacacacacaaaaagattATTAGACTTCCGTCGCTTGATTGACTACAGATTGTCCGTTTATGGATAAGAGTTTAGTTAGCTGAGATACCAGTACACAGtagttttaaaattgttaCTTTTTATCTTTAGATCTAAACGAACGGTCAGCAGTTTCTTTGAGAACATCGTCGGCAATGTTTGTAGTTTGGAGAACCATGTGTGCTTCTTCCAAAACCTTGAGACCTTGTTCAGCTTCAGATCGGCTCAAGTGATGTTCGTCAATGACGTGGTTCTCCCAGTCTCCTCGCGACGCCATAACAGTGCTGCACCACTTGCATGGTAACTTTGGACTCGTAGTGTGAATAGCTTTGATGTGACGTCTTCTGAAACCCCAGGTAGCGTAAGCACGACAGCAGAAAGGGCAAGGATAGGGAGGAAACTGGATGTTGTTACAGGCAACCGCTGGAAAatttcggggaaaaaaaaaatttactttcgaTTAAACATTTTGCAAAAATGTTATGACAATACCTTGGCTTGAATTAGAAATCATTTCAACAGAAGAGTTAACAGCTGATGGCATATTGGTTGACTTTGTAACTAAAGGGTCAACATCAATAACACCATGACTGCACTCATCCTCCTCTTTTCTGTCCAATACAACTAAGCTATCAGGTCTTTCATAAACTTCATCAGTGTAAATTGCACTGCCACATGTTTCCTCTTCACTTAATGGCTCTTCTTTAGGTGTAACCAAAAGAGGTTCAGCGTCATTATCTTTTGGTGATGATGAGACTTTGGGCTTCTTCCTCTTGACAGGGCTGAAATCAGAACTTGGAAAATTCTGACTGAGACCAGTTTTCATTGGTTTGCTTAAGAGCTGATTTTCTAAATCAACTTCATTTTCTGCAATCCCAGCCAAACCCCTAATTTGCAACAAAGTTGCTGCTCGTAGAAGGTTGTTTAGTTGATCTTGTTCTATATTGACTTCTCCTTTGTAAATAAACTGTAGAATAGCTTCTAAAATATTTAGACTAATATCATGCAGAATTATTATTGGATGTCGGCAAGTATTATTTTTAAGCAAACTTTTAAATATCATACTGCAAGCACTCAAAACAACTTTGTGAGCTCGAATTTCTTGTCCTCCGCAAAACAGGGTCACATCACAAAAGGATTCTTCGTCCCACAGAATCTCTAATGTCGTAGTTaaacttgattgaaaattgttcCACCTTAAACAAACTTGATTGTCCATcttgaataaaattattttgagaaTCAGCAGTagcaaacaataaaacaaaaacaagcccacaaagttgttgttttccgtttttattACTTCAGTTTACAACAAAGCTGTCTGCTAGTTTatcttgtatttcttttcccccagTGCCAGTGGCAAACTTTTGCAAGTTGCCGGAGCCGGACTCTTATTAGAGGAATTCGCagaatttcatcaaattgAGCAATTCACGAATCATAATTAAATTCAATGAACGAGATAAATTTAAACGAGCAATAGGCCAATTTATGAATGAccgtaaaatagaaaagaaccGACATACATGTTCTATGGAAAATATTCGATTTGTCAACGTTGAAAGCTTTACAGCGGACGAAAATAACGCTgaatgtcaaaatttttagaaCTTTTATTCTCATTTATTGTAATGAAAACGTTTcagtatttgaaataaaactgaTTTtgtaaacaacaaaagagataaCAATGTTCTCGTTATTCAAACAATCATATCCTGCAACTAGCGTAGAGCATGCGATATATTGCCGTTTCTATggcggaaaagaaaagaacttggTGGTTGCCGGTGCAAATGTGTTACGAGTTTTCCGGCTTATTCCAAATACAGATGAAAAAATGTTACGGAAAGAAAGCGCTGATGGCCAACCTCCCAAAATGAAGTTAGAATGCTTAGCATCTTACAATTTGTTTGGAAAAGTTATGTCAATTGCTGCAGTCAGTCTCCCAGGATCGTCTCAAGATACAATACTAATGAGCTTCGCTCACGCCAAGCTTAGTCTTATTGAATATGACCCTGTGTCTGATAACCTGAAAACATTATCACTTCACAACTTTGAAGGCAAGTAATAAATTTGTGCAAAGCTTACATGGACCCAGAATAATGATAGTTGTTTCAATTTTAGATGAAGGAATAGGGAGTAACCACAAAATACCAGAAATTCGAGTGGATCCTGAAGGAAGATGTGCTGCTTTGTTAATTTTTCGCAACACATTAGCTATTCTCCCTTTTCGCAAGGATTCTGCTCATGATAGCAATGTTACTCTTTCTTCGTATATTATCAAGCTTACAGATCTTGAAGAAAGAGTGGACAATGTGATTGATGTGCAATTCTTACATGGCTACTATGAGCCCACTTTAATCATCCTCTATGAGCCAGTAGGAACATTTCCAGGAAGAATAGCAGTCCGCCAGGATACTTGTAATATGGTAGCTGTGTCGTTAAACACTCAGCAGCGTGTCCATCCGATAATCTGGTCATTGAACAGTCTTCCATTTGATTGCTCTCAATTACTACCGGTTCCCAAGCCATTAGGTGGGGCTTTAATTATGGCGGTTAATTCAGTCATTTATGTAAATCAAAGCGTTCCCCCTTACGGAGTGTCTGTCAACAGCATTGCGGACCACTGCACCAGCTTCCCTTTGAGTGAGTAGATGcctctgatttattttatagttaaattattattaataaaattcaatcgCAATAGAACCGTACGAAGGCTCGAGGATAGGTCTTGACTGTGCTCGAGCTGCCTTCTTGCAGTACGACCGAGTTGTCCTTTCACTGAAGGGTGGCGAACTATACGTGTTAACGTTGTTTGCCGACAGTATGCGGTCCGTACGCAAGTTTCATCTTGAGAAAGCCGCCGCCAGTGTCTTGACTACCTGTCTATGCATCTGCGATAACTACTTGTTTCTCGGCTCACGGCTTGGCAATTCGTTGCTCTTGGCCTTTCAGACTAAAGACTACAACCAGTATGCAACTCCTTTCGCTGCAAAGAAACCTAAGATGGAGCAATTCAGTTTGCTCTTTGATCAGGTAGACAATACAtttattgtttaaatattattcctaaataaaaagattacaaaatttctattgAAACAAGGAATTGGATCATTTAGACGAGGAGGAGATTGACAACTACCTCTATGGAGAAGATCATGAGTCGACTGACAGTAAGGCCATTAGTTATCAATTTGAGGTTTGTGACAGCCTCCTCAATATTGGACCTTGTGGACAGGTAATACTTTTATAACTTTGTCTGAACTGTCAATTTAATCAAGATAAATTATGGAAATTTAGATGGCAGTAGGTGAACCAGCGTCAACTTGTActgattttgataaaaagagtCCAGATCCTGATGTTGAAATTGTTACTACTTCTGGTTATGGAAAGAATGGAGCTATTTGTGTGCTACAGCGTACAATGAAACCACAGGTTAAAACTGACATTAGAaataatttcctattttgtttaaataatatttaaaattttatctttaaaattgaaatccaGGTTGTCACGACGTTTGAGCTCCCTGAAGTGAGTGACATGTTCACTGTGTTTGCTTCGCGTAATAATGAAGACGCTATTATGCATACATATTTGCTACTTTCACGAGCTGATTCCACAATGGTTAATATTATTGTTATAAACGGCGTGTTAAATTATTGAacggtaaataattttttttctcttattagGTTTTACAAACCGGACaagaaattaatgaaatgGATCAATCAGGGTTTAACGTGACTAGCCCTACTATTTTGGCAGCAAATCTAGGaaataatagatttattgTTCAAGTTTGCCCTACAAGCGTACGTTTACTTGATGCCGCTGCAACCGTTCTTCAGGAATTAGTAATGGACTCCGACTTCCTTATAACTTCGGCATCGGCTTCGGATCCCTATGTTGCTGTTTTGACTGAGAATGGTCGAATCGGTCTTCTTACATTTGTCGAAGGATCTCAACTCGAAATGATTTTTCCTGTCCTCTCTAAGGTTAGAATGGAAATTTAGTGTTTTAAAGAAGAATgtgaaatttaacattttcttgattcaGAATTCTCCTGTCGTTTGCGTCTGTTTATACCGTGACATTAGTGGTTTGTTTAACACAACTATCCCGGAAACGGATTCGCCGGAAACCACGAAATTGCATACGGCCAACAAATCTCTAAATGCTAAAAAGTATACGCTAGATATCtttaagtttaaatttagGAAGGAAATATTGATAAACTCTGTTCAATTAAGGGAAAtggatgacgaagaagattaTCTCTACGGTGATACCAACACCGAAGAAAGTCGACCCACAGAAGACAAAACTCACACTAAATTTACTCCTCAACAAAAGTAATCAGAATTTATCAGAATATCTCTTtggttaattttattaatggaACATTTCTCAAAATTTGTTGTAGAGTAATCGACTACTTCCGAGAAATAAAGCCAACCTTTTGGCTCTCCATCATTCGGCAAAATGGAACATTAGAAATCTACTCACTAGCAGGCCAATCAGTAGTGGAAACTTTTCAGACTGTTCACGTACACTTAGGACACCGACTTCTCTTTAATATGAAAGCAGATGAGACATCTCTTCCATCGTCGACTCACTGCAATATCGTAGAAATGGGAATCTTCGGTCTTGGACACTTACATCGCCGACCCCTTTTGATGATTAGAACTTCAGATTTCGGTGTTTTGCTTTACGAAGCCATACCTGCCTTACCGATTTACGAtagcaaacagaaaaatgaacttaaaatACGATTCAGAAAGCTAAACCATAGCCTTCTTCTGAGAGAAACCAAAACTTAGTAAGTTTTTGTCTTAAATTCTAGCTATAAAGCCCAATTAAGTGCAAAacttattaattaaataactgttaaatttaaacaaaatattttttacaaatgatTAAACTATGAGTTACTAATTTTCTCCTAACAGTGTTCGAAAAGGTGGTCAGTCTGTGGTACTAGAACCTTATGCGTGGAAAACAAATcagtttaaatatttttcaaatattgctGGCTATACCGGGGTAAGTGTTTCATGAAATATGGATATTGTTTTCGTTAATTAAtgtggaaattttattttcaaggtgTTTATTGGCGGCCCCTATCCACACTGGTTGTTTATGACTTCACGCGGCGAATTGCGGTTACATCCCATGAGTATTGATGGTTCAATAAAATGCTTCGCATGTTTTCACAACGTTAACTGCGCCCAAGGTTTTATTTATCTCAATCGAAAAGTAAGATTTATAAATTATAGGTGTATTTAATAATATCTGAGACaaagtaattattatttataggATGAATTGCGGATATGTTTATTACCAACCCTGTTCAACTACGATGCCCCCTGGCCTGTTCGCAAAGTTCCACTACGTTGTACTCCGCACTACCTGATATACCACGTTGAAACGAAAACGTATATTTTGGCGACCAGTCTGGCTGAACCCACAAACAGAATTTATCGGTAGTCTAAAACAATCGCCAGTTGGTTTTGATGACTTTCTGTTAAACATCTAATTGATTAAGGTTTAATGGAGACGACAAAGAACTGAGTTTAGAAGAACGAGACGACCGCTTTCCATATCCCCACGTGGAAAAGTTTGCCATCCAACTGATTTCACCCGTAACTTGGGAAGTAAGGACCGATTTTCGCCTTTTTATGCTTTTAGcgaaattttataaataatatcgTTGTGTTAGGCAGTTCCTAATACCCGGATGGATTTGGATGATTGGGAACACGTAACATGTTTGAAAACCGTAAGCCTTGAGTACGAAGGCCACGCTTCGGGGTTAAAGGATTACCTTGCAGTCAGCACAAATTACAACTACGGCGAGGACATCATCAGTCGTGGTCGAATCTTTATTCTTGATTTGATCGAAGTCGTTCCAGAACCCGGTCAACCAttgactaaaaacaaaatcaaaacgcTCTATGCTAAGGATCAGAAGGGACCTGTTGCCGCTATTAGTAGTGTCTGCGGTTATCTTGTGGCTGCGATTGGTCAAAAGGTGAGCATTTTCATTTACCCCCATACTAATAAATTaagtaaacagaaaataatttcatttattctgCTGATTGTAGATATACTTATGGCAACTCAAAAATGATGATTTGGTCGGGATTGCATTTATTGACACTGAAATATACATCCACCAACTACTCAACATTAAAAGTTTCATCCTAGCAGCAGATGTATACAAGAGTGTTTCGATTCTACGTTTCCAAGAAGAATACCGAACGTTATGTATTGTGGCACGAGATTACCAACCCCTCGAAGTCATGGCCGTTGACTATTATATCGACAACACACAGCTTGGTTTCTTAGTCAGCGATGCAGAAAAGAACCTCATTCTCTATATGTATCAACCAGAGGCACGAGAGAGCCAAGGAGGGCACCGCCTTATTCGCAAAGCCGATTTCCATGTTGGTCAAGTAGTTTCAACAATGTTTCGAATCAAGTAAGTCtaagtatttatttttgagttGAATAAGCATAGAATATTAGTCAggttagaaaaataaaaggaggtAGTCGACTCTACCACGACGTATTCCGAGGAATTTTTCATTATCATGTCttctaatatttatttatttattttttattttttattttactttagatGCAAAATCGGTGACCCAACAACGGAAAAGCGCTTTCCTCCTCTCATAGAAAAACGGCAAATGATAGGATTTGGTACGCTTGATGGCGGATTGGGGTACGTGTTACCTATTCCAGAGAAAACCTATCGACGCTTGCAAATGCTTCATAATGTTCTGCACACTACGATGACTCATGCTGGAGGACTCAACCCCAAGGCTTACCGAGCTTACCAGACCAAGAATAAGAGCTTAGTTAACAATACCAAATCCATTGTTGACGGAGAACTTGTTTTCAGCTTCCTTACGCTCCCACACGAAGAACAATTAGAAGTGgcaagaaaaattggaactaAAGTTGAAGAATTGATAgatgatttcattgaaataGATCGATACACGGCTCATTTTTGAACAGGCATTGCATTCAAATACACAAATCGGTTCTCAGATAACTTAAGACAAATATCCTTAAAATAAATGGATTATTTTCTAAAGCACATGCGTGATACGAATTGTTTGTAGATTTTTAGTTCACCGAATAACTTTGTAATTTTTCGAGTgtccactttttttgtttgatcgtTTCTCGCAGTTTGCCATATTCGTTGACGATGCAATTGAAGTCATGTCCAACAGATTCATAACGATTCAATCTTAATCGAGAAGCCCGAATTTCGTTTTCAGTTTGCTCGCTTTTAGCTTccaattcttttgaaatctttttcagAGCCGGGACAGTTTCTTTGGTATACGTCTCACACAAAATTTCTAAGTGAAGGGACTTTATCTTGAGATAAAGAGCATCACATTGGACTTCAAGGGATTCGCTTTGAGAGACATTCTGCTCGTTTTGAATCTCAATCATGTGTTTTTGAAGAAGATTTTCCATGATTTGCAAGCTTTCCAGAAGAGTTGTAGTATACTTGGTGTACTGTTCTTTCAAAGCTTGATCATTCTCttccattgtttttttaagattttcagCAGCTTTTAATTTTGAACTGATCAGTGATGGGAGTTGATTTAACTTTGCTTTGAGTAACTCTTGATTATTGCCTgggaataaaataagagaTAACAGGtaagaataaattaattgttttttaagtaaatTTACCTTGAACATCATGTCCCATTTCATTTAACAGTACAATTCCTTTCTCAATAAGCTGATTTTTAAGTTGTGCTTGTGTCCATAATGTTACATCATCATCTATTTTCTCCTGCTTGAAATTAACCCCAAAAACTCGCAAGGCATCTTCAGTATTTGGTTTATCGCCTTTAACTATTTTCATTGATTCAGCTAATTCAGATGACACAAAAGCCGTTTCCAAGGTCTTGAGAGactaacaaaagaaattatgatTACTGCTGTGAATCTAGATAATGTTATAGGTCTACCTCATCATCTTCCACATTAGAATCAGCAATAATATCCCAAATACAGTCGTATACAAGCTTTATAGCTTCATAgctgtttattgttttttgatACTCTTGAAaaacttgatttctttcttcattcataGATTTTGTCCCAAAATTATTGGAGCACAATCTGTCTTCAAACAATTCTTTGAGGAATTGGGCAAAATGTGGATACCTTTCTGCATTAGAACGGGTCAGAAAATTTTCCGCCATTTCACTGCCTTAAGGTTGGAGATTGACAGATGTTCAACACCAATTTTCTCAACAAAATCTTTGAATCGTTTACTTTATTGTCGCGACTCGCGAGGTTTGTCTTTTGAGCtgtcagaaaattttttaaatgaaaaaacataACAGCAGCATTGCCACTTTCGGCCACAAATAGATGCGCTAATTTACTtggttaattaatttttgtaagtTAATTTGTGTTGTAGCTCGAATCAATAGTATTTCTTTCAAGATTAGGAACTCATTCAGCTAAAATATTATGGAATTTGTGGTTATAATCATATCATAATTACATTTCCAAAATAGTCTTGTCAAACAACTTTCACAACGACAACGATGGAGATTGGCTTTACTGATTTAAGTGATTTTCGAAAAGAATCGTGCGCAAGGCAGTGAAAAgttgtttcaaatttgaaaaaaattgcctCGCTATTCGTTCATTTGCACGATAGACATTAGGCCTATAGGGCATAGGCGAAAATGCTTTTTCCTTTGTCACATGGCAAGTTGACATTCCTACATTCCCTTGGGATGTAGGATTAGTCAACTCAGTAGCCTAGAGACAAAAAGTCTATCAGTCTCATAGGGTTTGTGTCAGAACTCGTATCATACGATACTGcgtattaaattaatttattttattttatttcgtcgTTATTGTTGATTGGAGTATGGCTAGTATCTATGGCCGCCACGAAGAACGAAGTACTCTTGCTTTGATTACCACAGGTAACCatttaattgattcaaatatTTCCATGTAGTATATATTTCATTCAGCCATGTCATACTCATACAATGTATTTCTGTAggatttcaagaattttctcGTACTTCTGGGGTCTATCTAGCAAAAGTTCCACTTGTCCACAAATTAGGTGAGTCAACAAACTTTAGGCGATTCAGCTTTTCTATATCTGGATTGATTACCGCAACAGTTATAATGAATTT from Daphnia pulex isolate KAP4 chromosome 4, ASM2113471v1 encodes:
- the LOC124192451 gene encoding modifier of mdg4-like, with the translated sequence MDNQVCLRWNNFQSSLTTTLEILWDEESFCDVTLFCGGQEIRAHKVVLSACSMIFKSLLKNNTCRHPIIILHDISLNILEAILQFIYKGEVNIEQDQLNNLLRAATLLQIRGLAGIAENEVDLENQLLSKPMKTGLSQNFPSSDFSPVKRKKPKVSSSPKDNDAEPLLVTPKEEPLSEEETCGSAIYTDEVYERPDSLVVLDRKEEDECSHGVIDVDPLVTKSTNMPSAVNSSVEMISNSSQAVACNNIQFPPYPCPFCCRAYATWGFRRRHIKAIHTTSPKLPCKWCSTVMASRGDWENHVIDEHHLSRSEAEQGLKVLEEAHMVLQTTNIADDVLKETADRSFRSKDKK
- the LOC124192449 gene encoding cleavage and polyadenylation specificity factor subunit 1-like, with the translated sequence MFSLFKQSYPATSVEHAIYCRFYGGKEKNLVVAGANVLRVFRLIPNTDEKMLRKESADGQPPKMKLECLASYNLFGKVMSIAAVSLPGSSQDTILMSFAHAKLSLIEYDPVSDNLKTLSLHNFEDEGIGSNHKIPEIRVDPEGRCAALLIFRNTLAILPFRKDSAHDSNVTLSSYIIKLTDLEERVDNVIDVQFLHGYYEPTLIILYEPVGTFPGRIAVRQDTCNMVAVSLNTQQRVHPIIWSLNSLPFDCSQLLPVPKPLGGALIMAVNSVIYVNQSVPPYGVSVNSIADHCTSFPLKPYEGSRIGLDCARAAFLQYDRVVLSLKGGELYVLTLFADSMRSVRKFHLEKAAASVLTTCLCICDNYLFLGSRLGNSLLLAFQTKDYNQYATPFAAKKPKMEQFSLLFDQELDHLDEEEIDNYLYGEDHESTDSKAISYQFEVCDSLLNIGPCGQMAVGEPASTCTDFDKKSPDPDVEIVTTSGYGKNGAICVLQRTMKPQVVTTFELPEVSDMFTVFASRNNEDAIMHTYLLLSRADSTMVLQTGQEINEMDQSGFNVTSPTILAANLGNNRFIVQVCPTSVRLLDAAATVLQELVMDSDFLITSASASDPYVAVLTENGRIGLLTFVEGSQLEMIFPVLSKNSPVVCVCLYRDISGLFNTTIPETDSPETTKLHTANKSLNAKKEMDDEEDYLYGDTNTEESRPTEDKTHTKFTPQQKVIDYFREIKPTFWLSIIRQNGTLEIYSLAGQSVVETFQTVHVHLGHRLLFNMKADETSLPSSTHCNIVEMGIFGLGHLHRRPLLMIRTSDFGVLLYEAIPALPIYDSKQKNELKIRFRKLNHSLLLRETKTYVRKGGQSVVLEPYAWKTNQFKYFSNIAGYTGVFIGGPYPHWLFMTSRGELRLHPMSIDGSIKCFACFHNVNCAQGFIYLNRKDELRICLLPTLFNYDAPWPVRKVPLRCTPHYLIYHVETKTYILATSLAEPTNRIYRFNGDDKELSLEERDDRFPYPHVEKFAIQLISPVTWEAVPNTRMDLDDWEHVTCLKTVSLEYEGHASGLKDYLAVSTNYNYGEDIISRGRIFILDLIEVVPEPGQPLTKNKIKTLYAKDQKGPVAAISSVCGYLVAAIGQKIYLWQLKNDDLVGIAFIDTEIYIHQLLNIKSFILAADVYKSVSILRFQEEYRTLCIVARDYQPLEVMAVDYYIDNTQLGFLVSDAEKNLILYMYQPEARESQGGHRLIRKADFHVGQVVSTMFRIKCKIGDPTTEKRFPPLIEKRQMIGFGTLDGGLGYVLPIPEKTYRRLQMLHNVLHTTMTHAGGLNPKAYRAYQTKNKSLVNNTKSIVDGELVFSFLTLPHEEQLEVARKIGTKVEELIDDFIEIDRYTAHF
- the LOC124192452 gene encoding HAUS augmin-like complex subunit 4 encodes the protein MAENFLTRSNAERYPHFAQFLKELFEDRLCSNNFGTKSMNEERNQVFQEYQKTINSYEAIKLVYDCIWDIIADSNVEDDESLKTLETAFVSSELAESMKIVKGDKPNTEDALRVFGVNFKQEKIDDDVTLWTQAQLKNQLIEKGIVLLNEMGHDVQGNNQELLKAKLNQLPSLISSKLKAAENLKKTMEENDQALKEQYTKYTTTLLESLQIMENLLQKHMIEIQNEQNVSQSESLEVQCDALYLKIKSLHLEILCETYTKETVPALKKISKELEAKSEQTENEIRASRLRLNRYESVGHDFNCIVNEYGKLRETIKQKKWTLEKLQSYSVN